In Natronococcus occultus SP4, the following proteins share a genomic window:
- a CDS encoding glycosyltransferase — protein sequence MDAPTPIAVILPTTGWNDVCEQIADQLQPDDELLVVCDEFHESVADRAEARDGVRSIVAGEPEDCSGKANAIAAGMEAADAERIVWTDDDFSHPSGWLEKLRIDYDRRGPTSELPVFVGRDPLAAVLEPTHAISGTLAVSLANIPWGGSLVFERDDLDDEQRFLDELRQTVSDDGLLSEHVEFTTIKRPRHVEIGGSTRETLENQARFVKIVRYHDPTGTAAQGMLAAVLTVACLLFPLPMLALTTLSMAAIYAAFGIHRWTFLAAYPVALAAIPLLVYGLARRTFVWGGRRYRWDGKFDVTIEPL from the coding sequence ATGGACGCGCCGACGCCGATCGCCGTCATCCTGCCGACGACGGGGTGGAACGACGTCTGCGAGCAGATCGCCGACCAGCTCCAACCGGACGACGAACTGCTCGTCGTCTGTGACGAGTTCCACGAGTCGGTCGCCGATCGTGCCGAAGCCCGTGACGGCGTCCGTTCGATCGTCGCGGGCGAACCCGAGGACTGCTCCGGGAAGGCCAACGCGATCGCGGCCGGGATGGAGGCTGCCGACGCCGAGCGGATCGTCTGGACCGACGACGACTTCTCCCACCCGTCCGGCTGGCTCGAAAAGCTGCGGATCGACTACGACCGCCGAGGGCCGACCTCCGAGCTGCCGGTGTTCGTCGGTCGGGACCCGCTTGCCGCGGTGCTCGAACCGACCCACGCGATCAGCGGAACGCTCGCCGTCTCCCTCGCGAACATCCCGTGGGGTGGGTCGCTCGTCTTCGAACGCGACGATCTCGACGACGAACAGCGGTTTCTCGACGAGCTTCGACAGACGGTAAGCGACGACGGCCTCCTCTCGGAGCACGTCGAGTTCACGACGATCAAACGGCCACGCCACGTCGAAATCGGCGGTTCGACCCGCGAAACTCTCGAGAACCAGGCCCGGTTCGTCAAGATCGTACGATACCACGATCCGACGGGAACCGCCGCTCAGGGGATGCTTGCGGCCGTGTTGACCGTCGCCTGCCTGCTGTTTCCGCTGCCGATGCTCGCACTGACGACGCTCTCGATGGCCGCGATCTACGCCGCGTTCGGCATCCACCGGTGGACGTTCCTCGCGGCCTACCCCGTGGCGCTGGCGGCGATCCCCCTGCTCGTCTACGGGCTAGCACGTCGAACGTTCGTCTGGGGTGGGCGACGCTACCGATGGGACGGGAAGTTCGATGTCACGATCGAACCGCTCTAA
- a CDS encoding outer membrane protein assembly factor BamB family protein, translated as MSGTNTGPEATFRRRSLGETDHRSAPCLAVAGVFVVVARRDGTVTAFEDDSLESRWTTATSGRIHELAVCGDVAVVATGCEGTATVAAYALEDGRRRWQYDVSPPDGDDVGASRVVALEDGATDRLYAAVRRVGDGRRSGTVLAFDRDGRVRWRYGTDASPVALAATERGDRLAVGYDRCPGAHDNGLVVLETDAGELAWTWDPGTAGDRRVSDVAFDGDTVAVASCGDGCGYLLTDGGAERWRVPFGTEDGARAPTHAYAHDGRAVFAVEPIEHRDTDHRIVAVDGDGGALWTASGRGRIDGFATNGDVLVPRPVGADVDTHAVRRFVLETGSAEDVRLDGTVTAATVGEGTIAVIERRRSFSDGETTRAEDTLLVGAVMQQD; from the coding sequence GTGAGCGGAACGAACACCGGTCCGGAGGCGACGTTTCGACGGCGGTCGCTGGGCGAGACCGATCACCGATCGGCGCCGTGCCTCGCCGTTGCTGGCGTGTTCGTCGTCGTCGCTCGGCGGGACGGCACCGTCACGGCCTTCGAGGACGACTCCCTCGAGTCCCGGTGGACGACCGCCACCTCGGGCCGGATCCACGAACTCGCCGTCTGCGGAGACGTCGCGGTCGTCGCGACCGGCTGCGAGGGAACGGCGACGGTCGCGGCCTACGCACTCGAGGACGGCCGTCGTCGCTGGCAGTACGACGTGTCACCGCCCGACGGCGACGACGTCGGGGCCTCTCGTGTCGTCGCGCTCGAGGACGGCGCGACCGATCGGCTGTACGCGGCCGTCCGTCGCGTCGGCGACGGGAGACGGTCGGGGACCGTCCTCGCGTTCGACCGCGACGGGCGGGTCCGCTGGCGCTACGGGACCGACGCCTCGCCGGTCGCGCTCGCCGCGACCGAGCGGGGCGATCGGCTGGCGGTTGGCTACGATCGCTGCCCGGGCGCCCACGACAACGGGTTGGTCGTCCTCGAGACCGATGCCGGCGAACTCGCCTGGACCTGGGATCCCGGAACCGCGGGCGACCGCCGCGTGAGCGACGTTGCGTTCGACGGCGACACTGTCGCGGTCGCGAGCTGTGGCGACGGCTGTGGCTACCTGCTCACGGACGGCGGTGCCGAACGCTGGCGAGTCCCGTTTGGAACCGAGGACGGAGCCAGGGCTCCGACCCATGCGTACGCCCACGACGGCCGAGCGGTCTTTGCCGTCGAACCCATCGAGCACCGCGACACCGACCACCGAATCGTCGCTGTCGACGGCGACGGCGGTGCGCTGTGGACCGCTTCCGGACGGGGCCGTATCGACGGATTCGCGACGAACGGCGACGTCCTCGTCCCCCGTCCCGTCGGGGCCGACGTCGACACCCACGCGGTTCGTCGGTTCGTCCTCGAGACCGGTTCCGCCGAGGACGTGAGACTCGACGGAACCGTCACCGCCGCGACCGTCGGCGAGGGGACGATCGCGGTGATCGAACGCCGCCGTTCGTTCAGTGACGGGGAAACGACGCGCGCCGAGGACACTCTCCTCGTCGGAGCAGTCATGCAGCAGGACTGA
- a CDS encoding universal stress protein → MYDSILVATDGSEAASVAVEHAIDLASGLGATLYGVAVVETRTEYDNAIVDPDEAEDHLCERAEATLASLEERAAGADVPVETAVRVGVPHDEIVTYADDCGVDAIVVGARGRSSFKGALLGSTVDAVVRLATRPVLVVGDR, encoded by the coding sequence ATGTACGATTCGATCCTCGTGGCGACCGACGGGAGCGAAGCGGCCTCGGTGGCGGTCGAACACGCGATCGACCTCGCGAGCGGACTCGGAGCGACGCTGTACGGCGTCGCCGTCGTCGAGACCCGAACCGAGTACGACAACGCCATCGTCGATCCCGACGAAGCCGAAGACCACCTCTGCGAGCGAGCGGAGGCGACACTGGCGTCCCTCGAGGAGCGAGCCGCCGGGGCCGACGTCCCCGTCGAGACGGCGGTTCGGGTCGGGGTCCCCCACGACGAAATCGTCACCTACGCCGACGACTGCGGCGTCGACGCGATCGTCGTCGGCGCCCGCGGCCGCTCCTCGTTCAAGGGCGCCCTGCTCGGCAGCACCGTCGACGCCGTCGTCAGGCTCGCAACTCGCCCGGTGCTGGTCGTCGGTGACAGGTGA
- the gfo6 gene encoding D-xylose 1-dehydrogenase Gfo6, with protein sequence MHDWIDGYDERDWQTTEEGTVRYALIGLGWWTVDVAIPAIEHSDLGEVSVLVSSSTEKAERLAAENDVERGISYDQYHDGAASDAYDAVYVGTPNAFHLEYAETAAELGKAVLCEKPMEATVERAERLVEACENEVPLMIAYRMQTEPAVRRARELVESGFLGEPVSVYGANGQPLLEMNPDHDQWRLDPDLSGYGTSVMDLGIYSINTTRYLLRREPVSVASRMSSHHVAFADVPDERASSSLLLEDDVHVITTSSQRAHEDTHLKLTGTEGTIELDPAFHGEATLKLSRSAVSVEVDHGEFDAQREVREVFDYFADRVLTDAEIYPDGRHGLVDMRIIEAIHRAAEEGEPVEL encoded by the coding sequence ATGCACGACTGGATCGACGGCTACGACGAGCGAGACTGGCAGACTACCGAGGAGGGAACCGTCCGCTACGCGCTGATCGGACTCGGCTGGTGGACCGTCGACGTCGCGATCCCGGCGATCGAGCACTCGGATCTCGGGGAGGTGTCGGTGCTGGTCAGCAGCTCGACGGAGAAGGCGGAACGGCTCGCCGCGGAGAACGACGTCGAGCGCGGAATCAGCTACGATCAGTATCACGACGGGGCGGCGAGCGACGCCTACGACGCCGTCTACGTCGGCACGCCGAACGCCTTCCACCTCGAGTACGCCGAAACCGCCGCCGAGCTCGGCAAGGCCGTCCTCTGTGAGAAGCCGATGGAGGCGACCGTCGAACGGGCCGAGCGACTGGTCGAGGCCTGCGAGAACGAGGTGCCGCTGATGATCGCCTACCGGATGCAGACCGAACCCGCGGTCCGACGGGCCCGAGAGCTCGTCGAGTCGGGCTTCCTCGGCGAACCAGTTTCAGTCTACGGCGCGAACGGCCAGCCGCTGCTCGAGATGAACCCCGATCACGACCAGTGGCGCCTCGACCCCGACCTGTCGGGGTACGGCACCTCGGTGATGGATCTGGGAATCTACTCGATCAACACCACCCGATACCTGCTCCGGCGGGAGCCGGTGAGCGTCGCCTCGCGCATGTCGTCTCACCACGTGGCCTTCGCCGACGTTCCCGACGAGCGTGCGTCCTCGTCGCTGCTGCTCGAGGACGACGTCCACGTGATCACGACCTCGAGCCAGCGGGCCCACGAGGACACGCACCTGAAGCTCACCGGAACCGAGGGGACGATCGAGCTCGATCCGGCGTTCCACGGCGAGGCGACCCTGAAACTCTCCCGTAGCGCCGTCTCGGTCGAGGTCGATCACGGCGAGTTCGACGCTCAGCGGGAAGTACGGGAGGTATTCGACTACTTCGCGGATCGCGTGCTGACCGACGCCGAGATCTATCCCGACGGTCGCCACGGTCTCGTCGACATG